In the genome of Fulvivirga maritima, one region contains:
- a CDS encoding GTP-binding protein, whose amino-acid sequence MIKANKIPVTVLSGFLGAGKTTLLNHILHNREGLRVAVIVNDMSELNVDSQLVQNEVKLSRTDEKLVEMSNGCICCTLREDLMVEVEKLAKMKKFDYLLIESTGISEPIPVAQTFSFATGDELYDLTKFSRLDTMVTVVDAFNFLNDFGSADTIVDREMTDDAQDQRSVVNLLTDQIEFANVILLNKTDLVEPDELKLLEGMIKKLNPEARLLRTSYGKVPLSEIINTKLFDYEKAEQSAGWIKELNNEHTPETEEYGISSFVFRASEPFHPERFLAFVNKNWPGNIIRSKGLFWLASRPDHALLWSQAGGSLKAELYGRWWASVPLKQRAMNPAYMENQEVIMAKWDKQWGDRMNELVIIGQDLDEQAISAQLSKCLINDHDQQSVKEGKQLVDQWPL is encoded by the coding sequence ATGATAAAGGCCAATAAAATACCAGTAACTGTGCTGAGCGGTTTTCTGGGAGCAGGAAAAACCACTTTGCTCAACCATATTTTGCATAACCGTGAGGGATTAAGAGTAGCAGTAATTGTAAATGATATGAGTGAGCTCAATGTAGACAGTCAGCTGGTGCAAAATGAAGTGAAGCTTTCAAGAACGGATGAAAAGCTAGTAGAAATGAGCAATGGCTGTATCTGTTGTACACTGCGGGAAGACCTGATGGTGGAGGTAGAGAAGCTTGCCAAAATGAAAAAATTCGATTACCTGCTAATAGAGAGTACCGGTATATCAGAACCTATACCTGTGGCTCAAACTTTTTCTTTTGCTACGGGTGATGAGCTGTATGATCTTACCAAATTTAGCCGGTTAGATACCATGGTTACGGTAGTAGATGCTTTTAACTTTTTGAATGATTTTGGAAGTGCAGATACGATTGTAGACAGAGAAATGACTGATGATGCACAGGATCAGCGCTCTGTAGTGAACCTGCTCACTGATCAGATAGAGTTTGCTAATGTTATTTTACTTAATAAAACAGACTTAGTAGAGCCAGATGAGCTGAAACTCTTAGAAGGGATGATTAAGAAGCTAAATCCTGAAGCCCGACTCTTACGAACCAGTTATGGTAAGGTGCCACTGTCAGAAATTATTAATACTAAGCTTTTTGATTATGAAAAGGCAGAGCAATCTGCAGGCTGGATAAAAGAATTGAATAATGAGCATACCCCTGAAACAGAAGAATACGGCATATCTTCTTTTGTATTTAGGGCTTCAGAGCCTTTTCATCCGGAGCGGTTCCTGGCATTTGTTAATAAAAACTGGCCTGGAAACATTATTCGTAGTAAAGGCCTCTTTTGGTTGGCCTCCCGACCTGACCACGCCCTTCTGTGGAGCCAGGCGGGAGGTTCTTTAAAAGCTGAGCTCTATGGCCGCTGGTGGGCTTCGGTACCCTTGAAACAAAGGGCTATGAATCCTGCGTACATGGAAAATCAGGAGGTCATTATGGCTAAGTGGGATAAACAATGGGGAGATAGGATGAATGAGCTGGTAATTATAGGTCAGGATTTAGATGAGCAAGCCATTTCAGCCCAACTATCTAAATGCCTGATTAATGACCATGATCAGCAATCCGTAAAGGAAGGCAAGCAGTTAGTAGACCAATGGCCACTGTGA
- the thiE gene encoding thiamine phosphate synthase: MASSFPYKLYLVISEEACLHDHFLKVAEQAVKGGVDVVQLREKNASTEEFLRKAFWLKEVLDRYEVPLIINDNLEVAKQVEAYGIHVGTSDAPPTEIREKWEQVHCLGYSVEVLDQLESLETQAADYLGVSPVFKTNTKTDTIIEWGLSGIRTIRSMTDKPLVAIGNMNAENAGEVIKAGADCIAVVSAICAAKDPTKAAEQLRNEIEKS; the protein is encoded by the coding sequence GTGGCTAGTTCATTTCCTTATAAATTATATCTGGTCATTTCTGAGGAAGCCTGTTTACATGATCACTTTTTGAAGGTTGCCGAGCAAGCAGTAAAAGGTGGGGTAGATGTGGTACAGCTTCGGGAGAAAAACGCTTCAACAGAAGAATTTCTGCGTAAAGCATTTTGGCTAAAAGAAGTCTTAGACCGGTATGAAGTGCCTCTCATTATTAATGATAACTTGGAGGTAGCCAAGCAGGTGGAGGCGTATGGCATTCACGTAGGAACATCAGATGCGCCACCTACCGAAATCCGTGAAAAATGGGAGCAGGTACACTGCTTAGGTTATTCTGTAGAGGTCTTAGATCAGCTGGAATCCTTAGAGACGCAGGCTGCCGATTACCTGGGAGTAAGTCCTGTATTTAAAACGAATACTAAAACGGATACCATAATTGAATGGGGCTTATCTGGCATTCGTACCATTCGTTCTATGACCGATAAACCACTTGTGGCCATCGGAAATATGAATGCAGAAAACGCCGGGGAAGTGATTAAGGCAGGAGCCGATTGTATTGCGGTAGTTTCAGCTATTTGCGCAGCTAAAGACCCGACAAAAGCGGCTGAACAATTAAGAAACGAAATTGAGAAATCATGA
- the tenA gene encoding thiaminase II — translation MKWTDKTWKSIEPIYQKIIEMPFIKELQNGTLPLEKFQFYMGQDSFYLENFARSLALISARAERVDHALDFIRFAEGAIVVEKALHDSYFQEYGLENRGQIEPTTHHYINFLKSSSALDQVEVAMAAVLPCFWIYQEVGNYIYKNQLAKENPYQKWIDTYAGEEFEVLVIKAKEICDAVAENCTEAQQQKMTEAFIAASRLEFMFWNSAYQLHSWEV, via the coding sequence ATGAAATGGACTGATAAAACCTGGAAATCGATAGAACCCATTTACCAAAAGATTATTGAAATGCCTTTTATTAAGGAGCTCCAAAACGGAACGCTTCCTTTAGAAAAATTTCAATTTTATATGGGCCAAGATTCGTTCTATCTGGAAAATTTTGCTAGAAGCCTGGCTTTAATCTCTGCAAGGGCGGAGCGTGTAGATCATGCCCTTGATTTTATTCGTTTTGCTGAAGGAGCTATAGTGGTAGAAAAAGCTCTGCACGATTCTTATTTTCAAGAATATGGATTGGAGAATCGTGGCCAGATAGAGCCCACCACCCATCATTATATAAATTTCTTGAAAAGTTCATCCGCTTTAGATCAGGTGGAAGTAGCCATGGCTGCCGTTTTGCCCTGCTTTTGGATTTATCAGGAAGTGGGTAACTATATTTATAAAAATCAACTAGCTAAAGAAAACCCTTATCAGAAATGGATTGATACCTATGCAGGTGAAGAATTTGAAGTATTAGTGATTAAGGCAAAGGAAATATGTGATGCTGTGGCTGAAAACTGCACTGAAGCACAGCAACAAAAGATGACAGAAGCTTTTATTGCAGCCAGCAGATTAGAGTTTATGTTCTGGAATAGTGCTTACCAACTCCATAGTTGGGAGGTTTAA
- the thiD gene encoding bifunctional hydroxymethylpyrimidine kinase/phosphomethylpyrimidine kinase, translating into MNSKKYTYPSVLTIAGFDGSGGAGIQADMKTISALGCFATSALTALPVQNTLGVKSIFSIPEEVVGQQIETITEDIFPDAVKIGMVHTSALVKIIVDQLSHYADLPVVFDPVMVATSGHKLIEDETIQSLVKNLFPIANVVTPNLDEAAILADMKIETVEEMKVAGRKIMELGCQSVLLKGGHLKTEKLTSLYFLPDGSIESFEFPKYETNNTHGSGCTLSSAIASYLAQGKSLLEAVSLGQEYIHNAIYHGKDVAIGKGNGPVNHFFNPQKLIKNEMD; encoded by the coding sequence ATGAACTCTAAAAAATATACATACCCTTCAGTGCTCACTATAGCCGGCTTTGATGGCAGCGGCGGCGCCGGTATTCAAGCAGATATGAAAACCATTTCTGCGTTGGGCTGCTTTGCTACTTCTGCGTTAACTGCTTTGCCGGTTCAAAACACACTTGGCGTTAAATCTATATTCAGTATTCCTGAAGAGGTGGTAGGCCAGCAAATAGAAACCATTACAGAAGATATTTTTCCTGATGCAGTTAAAATTGGGATGGTGCATACTTCAGCATTGGTGAAAATAATAGTGGATCAGCTAAGCCATTATGCTGATCTGCCTGTAGTTTTTGATCCTGTAATGGTGGCTACCAGTGGTCACAAATTAATTGAAGATGAGACTATACAAAGCCTTGTTAAAAATTTGTTTCCTATAGCGAATGTAGTAACGCCCAATCTTGATGAAGCTGCCATTTTAGCCGATATGAAGATTGAAACGGTGGAAGAAATGAAAGTGGCGGGCAGAAAAATCATGGAACTGGGTTGTCAGTCAGTATTATTGAAAGGAGGACATTTAAAGACGGAAAAGCTCACTTCGCTCTATTTTTTACCAGACGGAAGTATAGAAAGTTTCGAATTCCCAAAGTATGAAACCAATAATACTCACGGTTCGGGCTGTACGCTTTCATCGGCCATTGCCTCTTATTTGGCACAAGGCAAATCTTTGTTAGAGGCCGTCAGCTTAGGGCAAGAATACATTCATAATGCCATTTATCATGGAAAAGATGTGGCGATAGGCAAAGGCAATGGACCGGTAAATCACTTTTTTAATCCTCAAAAACTCATAAAAAATGAAATGGACTGA
- a CDS encoding TerD family protein, protein MKTIALNRLNLMTMPRGNGWSPKQKLVFTAELAKMGYRLSNPAMLDEAGAGFLLDYKHLITALKQKKGGNVAYVPLFKGFPNNVPDDAIYFFKRVFGYLGNVLDLFQSGEKLENGMVIPQSLFNLDDFGADPVTQMQTKALYEKSLAANAWKKGDSHTEWIELKIIFDDELEARLEAYLQSLLYAKSSIKQELHADLITLIEYFGIDSIDSRQVVFKETKAFLLKYLWEQEQYAAIGKMVNNAVDVLRMFAALTDTDVSLADKVKFPKLSRKQRKEVLAMLEKSAGLAEAFKKYKGLWLEIGRYLHPGEYSRQFPLTAKAFDALRNGKLETFASKTEALLLSDQVEELLQHLGEKPGVFGRKVHEILRRFPKSTFEIVEAFTQIVPKMELKNLLVLRDYFNTINDAEKRVVVNKKGKIKVLDNNAFMELDAKQTGAVIEAIDNGIAEKVITKESWENKKVWIDPELMNYTVPLQQRKASDGIITVGRGSRIGADFTKVMRLFVYWKEAGMRTDLDLSVAQYDAAWNYLGHVSYTNLKGAGIVHSGDIQSAPYGAAEFVDITLQHLSAKVKYLAPQVYRYAGNTFADMDCHAGWMCRHETNGDVKTFDIKTVVNKFDLNGAGAYAVPFVVDIDNEEIVMTDLFVGGKDLHNNIEGAKTNVALLCSEVCKFTNTKPDMYTLACLNAEYRGAEMVGEPEMADVTFGVKDCTYNADDVEKVLSELI, encoded by the coding sequence ATGAAAACTATTGCACTTAACCGATTAAACCTGATGACCATGCCTAGAGGTAACGGCTGGTCGCCTAAGCAAAAGTTGGTATTTACTGCCGAGTTAGCAAAAATGGGATACAGGCTATCTAATCCGGCTATGCTGGATGAAGCGGGAGCAGGTTTTCTATTAGATTATAAGCATCTTATTACCGCGCTGAAGCAAAAGAAAGGTGGAAACGTTGCTTACGTTCCTTTATTTAAAGGATTTCCTAATAATGTGCCTGATGATGCTATTTATTTCTTTAAAAGAGTTTTTGGCTATTTAGGTAATGTGTTAGACTTGTTTCAGTCTGGAGAAAAGTTAGAAAATGGTATGGTTATACCTCAATCACTTTTTAATCTGGATGACTTTGGGGCAGATCCGGTTACGCAGATGCAGACTAAGGCACTTTATGAAAAGTCGCTTGCAGCCAACGCCTGGAAAAAAGGCGATTCCCATACTGAGTGGATAGAGCTTAAAATCATTTTTGACGATGAACTTGAAGCCAGATTAGAGGCTTATTTGCAATCATTATTGTATGCTAAGTCTTCCATAAAGCAGGAGTTACACGCTGATCTCATAACACTAATAGAGTATTTTGGAATTGATTCCATAGATTCGCGTCAGGTGGTCTTTAAAGAGACTAAGGCCTTTTTGTTAAAATATTTATGGGAGCAAGAGCAGTACGCAGCTATTGGTAAAATGGTAAATAATGCCGTAGATGTATTGAGAATGTTCGCAGCACTTACTGATACTGATGTGAGCCTGGCTGATAAGGTGAAGTTTCCTAAGCTATCCAGAAAGCAACGTAAGGAAGTGCTGGCTATGCTGGAAAAAAGTGCAGGATTGGCCGAAGCCTTCAAAAAATACAAAGGTTTATGGTTAGAAATAGGGCGGTATTTGCACCCTGGTGAATATAGCAGACAGTTTCCGCTAACGGCTAAAGCTTTTGATGCTTTGCGCAATGGTAAATTAGAAACTTTTGCGTCTAAAACAGAGGCCTTATTACTATCAGACCAAGTGGAGGAGCTGTTACAGCATTTGGGAGAGAAACCTGGTGTGTTTGGAAGAAAAGTGCACGAAATTTTAAGGAGATTTCCTAAGTCTACTTTTGAAATAGTAGAGGCTTTTACACAAATAGTTCCTAAAATGGAGCTGAAGAATTTGCTGGTGTTGAGGGATTATTTTAACACTATTAATGATGCAGAAAAAAGAGTAGTAGTGAATAAGAAGGGCAAAATAAAAGTGTTGGATAACAATGCCTTTATGGAATTAGATGCCAAGCAAACAGGAGCTGTGATTGAAGCCATAGATAATGGTATAGCGGAGAAGGTAATTACTAAGGAGTCTTGGGAAAATAAAAAAGTATGGATAGATCCTGAATTAATGAACTATACCGTGCCTTTGCAGCAAAGAAAAGCTTCTGATGGAATCATCACCGTAGGTAGAGGGAGTAGGATAGGAGCAGATTTCACGAAAGTGATGAGACTCTTTGTGTATTGGAAAGAGGCCGGTATGCGTACTGACCTGGATCTTTCTGTAGCTCAGTATGATGCCGCTTGGAACTATCTGGGGCATGTGAGCTATACCAACCTAAAAGGGGCAGGTATAGTGCACTCTGGCGATATACAATCAGCTCCTTACGGTGCTGCGGAGTTTGTAGATATTACCTTGCAGCATTTGTCTGCTAAGGTGAAATATCTTGCCCCTCAGGTATACCGCTATGCAGGCAATACCTTTGCAGATATGGATTGCCATGCGGGCTGGATGTGTAGACATGAAACCAATGGAGATGTGAAAACTTTTGATATAAAAACAGTGGTCAATAAGTTCGATCTTAATGGTGCCGGAGCTTATGCAGTGCCTTTTGTGGTAGACATAGATAATGAGGAAATAGTGATGACTGACCTCTTTGTGGGAGGTAAAGATTTGCATAACAATATAGAAGGCGCAAAAACCAATGTGGCTTTATTATGTAGTGAGGTATGCAAATTCACTAATACTAAGCCTGATATGTATACGTTGGCCTGCTTAAATGCAGAATATCGTGGTGCCGAAATGGTTGGTGAGCCAGAAATGGCTGATGTAACCTTCGGAGTGAAAGACTGTACCTATAATGCAGATGATGTAGAAAAGGTATTGTCAGAGTTAATATAA
- a CDS encoding NAD(P)H-dependent oxidoreductase, producing MRVAIIFNHPYEGSYCNAILTAVTKGLQTANHEIDLIHLDKDNFNPVMTSADLKAFRDKKPVDPKVTEYKHRLQKADHLIFIFPIWWELMPAMTKGFIDKVIFPGVAYDYTNKANTRMKPLFEQIKSVTLITTMNTPKMLYKWIFGNAIKKAFMLGTFWKIGYKKRKWISLNMVKMVSDKKRKKWLSDMEIRFAKLN from the coding sequence ATGAGAGTAGCAATCATATTTAATCATCCTTATGAGGGAAGTTATTGTAACGCAATTTTAACCGCAGTAACCAAGGGACTTCAAACAGCTAATCATGAAATTGACCTCATACATTTGGATAAAGACAATTTCAATCCTGTAATGACTTCAGCAGATTTGAAAGCATTTAGAGATAAAAAGCCTGTTGATCCGAAAGTAACTGAATATAAGCATCGGCTACAAAAAGCAGATCATTTGATTTTCATATTTCCAATATGGTGGGAATTGATGCCAGCCATGACGAAAGGCTTCATAGATAAGGTGATTTTCCCGGGTGTTGCCTACGACTATACTAATAAGGCCAATACTAGAATGAAACCCCTTTTTGAACAAATAAAAAGTGTTACCCTTATTACCACCATGAACACGCCCAAAATGCTTTATAAATGGATTTTCGGTAATGCCATAAAAAAAGCATTTATGCTAGGCACATTTTGGAAAATAGGCTATAAAAAGCGCAAATGGATCAGCTTGAACATGGTAAAGATGGTTTCTGATAAGAAAAGGAAAAAGTGGCTGAGTGACATGGAAATCAGATTTGCAAAATTGAATTGA
- a CDS encoding S8 family serine peptidase — translation MKTFIKSTRGCVVHLIIYGLLFLAFTAQGQRQDKKSQIIRVKLTEKAASALESRSFTISRTGALLTGLSRVDQVNEQYRVKSMRRMFRDAGKFEAKHRAHGLHLWYEIIYDKSATSTSNQATLSAVKSSYEALPDIQVAELILDKSIDNIDDFSSKDYSRFSLENGSNDTFLADQWHYNNTGQTGGTPGADISLLDAWTQETGSSEVIVAVTDWSVDVTHEDIMDNMWVNQNEIPGNGIDDDGNGFIDDVNGYDFGNDRGELVPYNDHGMHVAGTVAAESNNGIGVAGIAGGSGSGDGVRIMSCGVFSDENRGGFAETYIYAADNGAVISQNSWNYTSPGVVEQSVLDAIDYFIAEAGYDENGNPYGPMQGGVVVFSAGNDGTGEEWWPGYYEPVVAVAATDHNDVRADFSNYGDWIDVSAPGVAVMSTFLDDEYNTASGTSMACPHVSGVAALIVSKFAGNITPEEVKDRIVRSADVVSTLAPGSGRGRLNAYYALQEDDNEGPETINDVVVVSSSQRAITLQWTAPADSGNVVEYDLRYSTQPINDSNFAEAIKFEDVSYPLPAGKADTIEVSNLQPGTTYYFAVKSIDFFGNVSSISNVVMGSLLNAPKAIVSPDSVAVSQESGQITTVPLTIINDGQTVLNYSFPDFADSAEVVIMGQGEDLNYGYTWKDSDEVGGPSFLWNDISESGVEVPSSGGEVDLPFIFEFYGQEKTSLKISQYGYLTFGNITSDRSNDPIPHNNDPNDYHRDPNDYIAPMWDGLTKGQIYYEVNEERLIVQYDKKASFTYWGDALFTFQVVLTSSGNIYFYYKELETPDNLPEVWPAYAATVGIENADASDGVEVTFDGQILKDSLAIAIYKPVDLLSVSPVSGTVAVGDSAVVEVAVDSRGVNAGTYFNNLVLNTDDPFQEEITIPFEVEVVGSPQINVVPAQLDFGAVAVDSTASITFSIANTGADNLTVTSISHQNNNFDISLEGPFNIAPGLSLQIPVTYSPQDSTGDSDEIIIVSNDAYGSDQAAVSLVGNTSGEGANLARLQGQSEVISELAHYPNPADNTSTLKYVLKEGQHVEIQIINMKGQVLFPVTSGWENEGTHQVTQDLTGLPNGLYMYKITIGDETYLSRLMVE, via the coding sequence ATGAAAACCTTTATTAAATCCACACGTGGGTGTGTGGTGCATTTAATTATTTATGGACTGTTGTTTTTGGCATTCACCGCACAAGGGCAACGGCAAGACAAGAAATCTCAGATCATCAGGGTCAAGCTCACAGAAAAAGCAGCTTCAGCTTTGGAAAGCAGATCCTTTACAATCTCACGAACGGGCGCGTTACTCACCGGACTTAGCCGGGTAGATCAGGTCAATGAGCAATATCGGGTGAAATCTATGCGGCGCATGTTTAGAGATGCTGGTAAATTTGAAGCTAAACACAGAGCGCATGGCCTTCATCTCTGGTATGAAATAATTTATGACAAATCTGCCACTAGCACTTCAAATCAGGCTACTCTAAGTGCGGTAAAGTCATCCTATGAAGCACTTCCTGACATCCAGGTGGCAGAGCTAATTTTGGATAAGTCTATAGATAATATTGATGATTTTTCTTCTAAAGATTATAGCAGATTCAGTTTAGAAAATGGATCTAATGATACCTTCTTAGCTGATCAGTGGCACTATAATAATACGGGGCAGACAGGAGGTACGCCAGGGGCAGATATAAGTTTGTTAGATGCCTGGACTCAGGAAACAGGCAGCTCAGAAGTGATTGTGGCAGTTACAGACTGGAGCGTAGATGTTACGCATGAAGATATCATGGATAATATGTGGGTCAATCAAAATGAAATACCCGGTAACGGCATCGATGATGATGGTAATGGCTTTATCGATGATGTGAATGGATATGATTTTGGTAATGATAGAGGAGAACTGGTTCCGTATAATGATCATGGTATGCATGTAGCAGGTACGGTGGCTGCAGAATCTAACAATGGTATAGGTGTGGCTGGTATTGCTGGAGGTAGTGGTAGTGGAGACGGCGTTAGGATCATGTCTTGTGGCGTGTTTAGCGATGAGAATAGAGGAGGTTTTGCAGAGACTTATATTTATGCAGCGGATAATGGTGCTGTTATTTCTCAAAATAGCTGGAATTATACTTCTCCAGGTGTTGTAGAGCAGTCTGTTTTAGATGCTATAGACTACTTCATAGCTGAAGCAGGGTATGATGAAAATGGCAATCCTTATGGACCTATGCAGGGCGGAGTAGTAGTGTTTTCTGCCGGCAATGACGGTACCGGGGAAGAATGGTGGCCAGGTTACTACGAGCCAGTGGTGGCAGTAGCAGCTACTGATCATAATGATGTGCGAGCGGATTTCTCTAACTATGGTGACTGGATAGATGTTTCGGCGCCAGGTGTAGCGGTAATGAGCACTTTTTTGGATGATGAGTATAATACGGCTAGCGGTACTTCCATGGCATGTCCGCATGTAAGTGGTGTCGCGGCTTTAATTGTCTCTAAATTCGCAGGAAATATCACTCCGGAAGAGGTGAAAGATAGAATAGTGCGCTCGGCTGATGTGGTTAGCACATTAGCTCCCGGCTCTGGCAGAGGAAGATTAAATGCTTATTATGCTTTGCAGGAAGATGATAATGAAGGTCCTGAAACTATCAATGATGTGGTAGTGGTAAGCTCTTCGCAAAGAGCCATAACATTACAATGGACTGCACCTGCTGATAGTGGAAACGTGGTGGAATATGATTTGAGATATTCAACGCAGCCAATCAATGATAGTAATTTCGCTGAGGCGATCAAATTTGAAGATGTATCTTATCCATTGCCTGCCGGAAAAGCGGACACTATTGAAGTGAGTAACTTACAGCCTGGTACTACTTATTATTTCGCAGTGAAATCAATAGACTTTTTCGGGAATGTTTCTTCTATTTCTAATGTGGTTATGGGTTCATTGCTCAATGCTCCTAAAGCTATAGTTTCTCCTGATTCTGTAGCTGTAAGTCAAGAGTCAGGTCAGATAACTACCGTGCCTTTAACAATAATTAATGATGGCCAGACAGTGCTAAATTATTCTTTCCCTGATTTTGCTGATAGTGCTGAAGTGGTAATAATGGGGCAAGGAGAAGATTTGAACTATGGTTACACCTGGAAAGATAGCGATGAGGTGGGAGGCCCTTCATTTTTATGGAATGATATTTCTGAGTCAGGAGTAGAAGTGCCATCGTCAGGAGGGGAGGTAGATTTGCCTTTTATATTTGAATTTTACGGACAAGAGAAAACTTCTTTGAAGATAAGTCAGTATGGCTACCTTACTTTTGGTAATATTACATCAGATAGGAGCAATGATCCTATTCCGCATAATAATGATCCTAATGACTACCATAGAGATCCTAATGATTACATCGCTCCAATGTGGGATGGACTAACTAAAGGGCAGATATATTATGAGGTGAATGAAGAGCGCCTGATTGTGCAGTATGATAAAAAAGCGTCATTTACTTATTGGGGAGATGCCTTGTTTACTTTTCAGGTGGTGCTTACTTCATCTGGCAATATTTATTTCTACTACAAAGAGCTGGAAACACCAGATAATTTGCCTGAAGTGTGGCCAGCTTATGCGGCTACCGTAGGCATAGAAAATGCTGATGCTTCTGATGGCGTTGAAGTGACTTTTGATGGACAGATTTTGAAAGATAGCTTGGCTATAGCTATATACAAACCGGTTGACCTGCTTTCTGTTTCTCCTGTAAGTGGTACTGTTGCGGTAGGTGATAGTGCTGTTGTGGAGGTGGCTGTTGATAGTAGGGGAGTTAATGCAGGTACTTATTTTAATAATCTGGTGCTGAATACAGATGATCCTTTTCAGGAAGAAATAACTATCCCTTTTGAAGTGGAAGTAGTAGGTTCCCCACAGATTAATGTTGTTCCTGCTCAGTTAGATTTTGGTGCAGTGGCTGTAGATTCTACTGCAAGCATAACCTTTTCAATAGCGAATACTGGTGCCGATAATTTAACGGTGACAAGCATTTCTCATCAGAATAATAATTTTGATATAAGTCTGGAGGGGCCGTTTAATATTGCACCGGGACTATCCTTGCAAATTCCAGTTACTTACTCTCCACAAGATAGTACCGGAGATAGTGATGAAATAATTATTGTAAGTAATGATGCTTATGGTAGTGATCAGGCTGCGGTTAGTTTGGTTGGTAATACAAGTGGAGAAGGAGCAAACTTAGCCAGACTACAAGGGCAATCTGAGGTTATTTCAGAACTGGCGCACTATCCTAATCCTGCTGATAATACATCAACCTTGAAATATGTTTTGAAAGAAGGACAGCATGTGGAAATACAGATTATTAATATGAAAGGTCAAGTGCTATTCCCGGTCACTAGTGGATGGGAAAATGAAGGTACGCATCAAGTTACGCAGGATTTAACTGGGTTGCCTAATGGATTGTATATGTACAAAATAACCATTGGTGATGAGACATACTTAAGCCGATTAATGGTAGAGTAA
- a CDS encoding Crp/Fnr family transcriptional regulator — MNKELLNKTDEWEKYSRFFERQEVPSKTTLLREGEISKTAYLIEKGCVRSWFNNNGKDITFQFFFENEFVSSIESFSTHQASLYNIESIEPCVIYGISIKDVHFVMEQSARIKKEIDDYLTQRLFFYQKLFLSRIKDSPENRYQELLKERPEILLRIPQHYIASYLGITPVSLSRIRNRR; from the coding sequence ATGAATAAAGAGTTGTTAAATAAAACGGATGAATGGGAGAAATATAGCCGTTTCTTTGAGAGACAGGAGGTCCCTTCTAAGACTACTTTGTTGCGAGAAGGTGAAATTTCAAAGACAGCTTATCTGATTGAAAAAGGGTGTGTGAGAAGTTGGTTTAACAACAATGGAAAGGACATTACCTTTCAATTTTTCTTTGAAAATGAGTTTGTTTCTTCTATCGAAAGTTTCAGTACCCACCAGGCCAGTTTGTACAATATTGAGAGTATTGAGCCATGTGTTATTTACGGTATTTCAATTAAAGATGTTCATTTTGTTATGGAGCAGTCTGCCCGGATAAAAAAGGAAATTGATGATTACCTGACACAAAGGCTATTCTTTTATCAAAAACTGTTTCTCTCTCGAATTAAAGACTCACCAGAAAATCGCTATCAGGAATTGCTCAAAGAACGCCCTGAAATTCTGTTACGTATACCTCAGCATTATATTGCCTCCTACTTGGGGATAACTCCTGTTTCATTAAGTAGAATAAGAAATAGGCGCTAA
- the thiM gene encoding hydroxyethylthiazole kinase has product MMKDLLWKNITLLKQQSPLVHSITNYVVMNNTANALLAAGASPIMAHAHAEMEDMMKICQALVVNIGTLDEYWVTSMKKAAQQANQLQKSWVLDPVGAGATPYRDEVLAELLQMKPTIIRGNASEIMALAKHNTTITKGVDSSAESNEAVATAKFLVDNYQTTVCISGETDIILNHEKEIHLANGNALMAKITGMGCSATALVAAFSAVIEDKAEAVTSAMALLGVAGELATKESKGPGSLQLNILDKLYNITEAEFTSTLKIEVQRG; this is encoded by the coding sequence ATGATGAAAGATCTCCTTTGGAAAAATATCACACTACTTAAGCAACAATCACCTCTCGTTCATAGCATTACTAATTATGTGGTAATGAACAATACGGCCAACGCGTTATTAGCCGCAGGAGCCTCGCCTATTATGGCTCATGCTCATGCCGAAATGGAAGATATGATGAAGATCTGCCAGGCATTGGTGGTTAACATAGGCACGTTAGATGAATACTGGGTTACCTCCATGAAAAAAGCGGCCCAGCAGGCCAACCAGCTGCAAAAATCCTGGGTGCTTGATCCTGTAGGAGCAGGAGCCACCCCGTATAGAGATGAAGTCTTGGCTGAGTTACTACAAATGAAACCGACCATTATTCGAGGAAATGCTTCAGAAATTATGGCACTGGCCAAACATAACACTACCATCACTAAAGGGGTAGATAGCTCTGCTGAAAGTAATGAGGCGGTGGCTACGGCTAAGTTTTTAGTAGATAATTATCAAACCACAGTATGTATTTCCGGTGAAACGGATATTATTCTTAACCACGAAAAGGAGATTCATCTTGCTAATGGTAATGCGCTTATGGCCAAAATTACTGGCATGGGTTGCTCTGCTACTGCTCTGGTGGCGGCTTTTTCAGCAGTAATTGAAGATAAGGCTGAGGCTGTAACTTCTGCCATGGCTTTATTGGGCGTAGCTGGAGAGCTAGCTACCAAAGAAAGTAAAGGACCCGGAAGTTTACAGCTCAACATTTTAGATAAGCTATATAACATCACAGAAGCAGAATTTACTTCCACTTTAAAGATAGAGGTGCAGCGTGGCTAG